GGACACAGCGGTGGACGCTCTGCGGGAATGTCTTCATCAGCGCGGGACGGTCTGAGCACCTTTTCTCCGTCCCGGACTGGAATTTCTTCTTGAGCACGCTGCGGTCGGCCCGTAACGACTACTGGAATCCGTATACGCGCGGCGCCTTTTGGCTCAGAGGATCCCCGGGGTCGGGGCAGACGTTCGACCTCCCAGGCTGGCAGAGGCTGGTGGGGCAGGATGCCGACTCAATTTTTGCCGACCCGCGATTGACCGACCCGACCAGGGGCGACTTCCAGCCGCTGCCGGACAGTCCGTGGCACAGATGCTAGACCGCTTCGAGCCTGTGGGGTCCGATCCCGATCGCGCCGCTCCACCGGCGCGCGGAATGTGCGTGCTGACGATTCACCGCGTGGTCGAGGAATGCGAGCGCGACCACGATATCACGTGGGCGTCATTCCGGGGCTTGCTCGACGCGATTGCCGCGTCCGGCGCGCCGACGGAGACGGAGTTGCTTCGCAGCCCTCTTACCGAAACGGCGACGGTTGCGCTGACCTTTGACGACGGCACAAGCGACCACGCCGGCGTGGCGCAGGAGCTCGCCCGAAGGGAAATGCGCGGGATTTTCTTTATCCCCGCAGGGAAGGTGGGCACACGGGGCAGGCTCGGCACCCAGCAACTCCAGGAGATTCATGCCCTAGGCAACACTGTGGGGTCTCACGGATGTGACGACGTGCTTCTGGATGAGACGCTTTCGCCTTGGGAGATTACCCATGAAATGCGTGACTCGAAACAGCAATTGGAAGATGCTCTGGGGGCACCGGTTCGGTACTTCGCCCCACCGGGAGGACGGATGGGGGGACTCTCCGCCGGCGCATTCCTGCGGCACGGATACGAAGCATCGCGGTCGATGGCGTGGGGGATTTATCGATCCGTGGAAGAGCGCTGGACGATCCCCAGCATTCCGGTCACGGAGTTCACACTGGCTCGCGGATGGGTTGAGCATGCCGTGCGGGCGCATACCCTCCCCCTCGCCATGCGGTGCATGTGGATCCTTAAGGACTTGTTGCCCGAGGCGGTGCGGCTCCCGGTACGCAAGATGCTCCATCAACCGTTCAAGCTCACTCGATAACGGGGGGGTCCATTTCCGATGAGACTCGGCATCTTCGGAACGGGGTACGTTGGTTTGGTCACATCCGTATGCTTTGCCGAGTTGGGCCACTCGGTGGTGGCTATGGACAAGGACTCCGACGTGGTCACGAGGCTTTCCGACGGCGCGTTAACCATCTACGAGCCGGGATTGCAGGAATTGCTGAGGTCAAACCTTCGGGCCGAGCGGCTCTCGTTTACGACCGATGCCGGCGAGGCCCTGGATTCTGCTGAGGTGGTGTTCCTATGCGTCGGGACTCCCTCGCGATCCGATGGGAGGGCAGATCTCTCCCAGGTTGAGCAGGTGGTCCGCGGCATCGCTCCCTTGGTCGATGGCTACAAGCTCATCGTTGAAAAGAGTACCGTACCGGTCAACACGGCGTATTGCATCGACCGGGCGATCCGTCAGTTGGGCGTGGAGGCCGAGTGCGAGGTGGCAAGCAATCCCGAGTTCCTGCGCGAAGGCTCAGCGGTCCACGACTTTCTCCACCCTGACAGAATAGTCATAGGAGCCGACTCCGAGCGCGCTCGTGGGCTGCTGCTCGAGCTCTACCAGCACGACTTTGGGTGCCCGATCTTGGTGACCAGCGTCAAGATGGCCGAGCTCATCAAACACACCGCGAACGCGTTTCTCGCCACAAAAATCTCGTTTATCAACATGGTGGCGGATCTGTGCGAGAAGGTCGGCGGCGATGTCGATACCATCGCCAGAGGCATAGGTCTTGACCATCGCATTGGGACCCACTTTTTGCGGGCAGGGCTGGGATTCGGCGGGTCGTGCTTCGGCAAGGATCTCAAAGCCTTTGTCAGGATCGCCGACGAGGCGGGAGTCGACTTCGCGCTGTTGCGAGAAGTGGAGAAGATCAACACATCCCGTGTGGATGCCCTGCTCAAAAAGCTTGACCAGGCCTTGTGGGTGCTGCGCGACAAAACGGTGGGCGTGCTGGGAGTGGCGTTCAAGGACAACACCGACGATATCCGAGAGGCGCCAAGCCTGCGGATCATCCCGCGGTTGCTGGAGAGCGGTGTTACGCTTCGCATCTATGATCCCCAGGCGGCGGGGAAGCTTGCCACGCTCTATCCGGCGGATGAGCAGCTGACCTATGTTGAATCCGCATATGAGGCCAGCCGGGGGGCTCATGCACTCCTCGTGTTGACAGAGTGGGAGGAGTTCCAATCGCTGGACTTCGCCTGCGTCCGCTCGTTAATGCGCACGCCCGTGATCGTCGATGGCCGAAATCTCTTCGAAGCCGGACGGATGCGGAAGCACGGGTTTGAGTACTATAGCCTCGGCCGCGGTGACGCGATCCTCGAGCGGGCCACTGGGTGAACGTTAGAACTTCAATGTCTTGTGCGCCTGTTCCACGTACTCATTTGTGAACGCGGCTGAGGGATTGACGCGGCTCGGATTCGCGACCACTTGCTTGTCGAACGCCGACAGCACCTTCGCGATCGTCTGAAGACCCGCAAGCGGCACCCGGCCGTCCAGGGAGAACATCTCGAGGTTCTCCTTGAGGGACGCCACGTATAACGCTTTATCCGACTGGTAGAACTGCTCGGGCATTTTGTCCGCGATCTCCTCGGCGGTGTGGGTCTTGATCCAATGGAGGGCCTTGACCGAGGCCGTCGCCAGCGCCTGCACCGTCTTCGGGTTCCGCTCCATGAACGCGGGGGTCGTGTACAGTCCGCCGGCCGGATAGGGGCCGCCAAACACCCGTATCGTGCCGAGCGTGGTCCGCGTGTCGGCCAGGATCTGCACGTCCCCGCTCTTCGCCAGGATCGTGATCGTCGGATCGACGTTGACGAGCGCGTCCACCACCCCGCGCCGCGCGGCCGCAACCGCCGTAGCCGCCGTGCCGATCCCGATGTACGATGCGTCATCTGGTGAGATCCCGCTCTTCGCGAGCATGTACTGGGCGAAGAAGTTGGTGCTGCTCCCGGGCGCGGTGACCCCGATCTTCGCGCCCCGGAGATCCCCAGCGGTCTTGATGCCCTTCGCCTGCCCCGCCTTGGTCACCGCGAGCACGAGCCCGGGGTAGCGATCGTAGAGCACGAACATCTTGATGCTCTTCCCCTGGGCCTGCATCTCGATTGTATGGTCGATGAACCCGCAGACCACGCTGGCGCTTCCCCCCAAGATCGCCTCGAGGGCCTTGGCCCCGCCGGCGACATCCACGATGTCGACGTCGACGCCCCCTTCCTTAATGTAGCCTAACTGTTGCGCCAGCGTGAGCGGCAGGTAAATATACAGCGGCTGCCCGCCCACGGCCAGCGTGAGCTTCGGGGTCTCGACCTGGGCGCTTCCGCTCCCCGCTAAAACCGCGAGCAGCGCACCTATGATGACGCCGATCGCGAGGGTCCTCCGCATTCCACACCTCCAGGCCTGACGCGCCGGCGCGGCAGGGCTCACTCGGGATAGATACGGGCGCGGCCCGGAGCCCTCCTTCCGTCGGCCACCATCACCCCCGCTCCATGTGTGCGGCCGGGGGCTTCCACGCGAGAAGCCGGCGCTCCACCCCGGTGACCAACAGGTCCACGGCGAGGGTGAAGGCCGCCAGCACGGTCATGCCCGCGAACACCCCGGTCGTGTCGAACGTGCCCTCGGCCTGGGCGATCACGTACCCGAGGCCGCGGGCCGAGCCGAGGTACTCGCCGACTACGGCGCCGACAAGCGCCAGGCCCACGCTGGTATGGAGGCTGCTGAGGATCCAGACCATCGCGGAGGGCAGCAGGACGTGCCGGACGAGGTCCCGCTCGGTCGCGCCCAGCATCCGCGTGTTATTGAGGAGGTTCCGGTCCACCTCGCGGATGCCCTGGTACGTGTTGAAGAACACGATGAAGAACACCAGGGTGACTCCAAACGCGACTTTGGACAGGATGCCCAGCCCGAACCAGAGGGTGAAGATCGGGGCGAGGACGACGCGCGGCAGGGCGTTGCCGATTTTCAGGTATGGCTCGAAGATGCCCGACAGCGTGGGGATCCGGGCGAATGCGAACCCGAAGACCACGCCCAGCCCCGCGCCGATGACGAACGCCAGAACGGTTTCGAGCGCCGTGGTCCAGAGGTGCCGGTAGATCGACCCCTTGAGGAACCACTCCGCGACCCGCGACCCGATCGCCGACGGGCGGCTGAAGAAGAACGGGTCGACCCACCCCCGCTGCGTGCTGATCTGCCACGCCATGACCAGCACAAGCAAGACCCCCAGCTGATGGGGGAGGAGACGGTACCGGCCCGGCATCACACGTCCGTCTCCACGGCCGCCGCGTGCTTCTGCGCCGCGTATGCCCGCAGCACCTCTCCTCGGAGCTGCCCCCAGATCGTCTGGTACACTTGGCGGAACCCCGGATGCAGTCGCACCTCGGTGACGTCACGCGGCCGCGGGAGCGTCACCGGATGCGACCCGATCACACGCGTTCCGGGGCCCGCTGCGAGGACAAGCACCCGGTCGCTCAGGGCGATCGCCTCTTCCAGATCGTGGGTGACGAACAAGATCGTCTTCCGGTCGTCCTGCCAGAGTGCGAGGAGGTCGTTCTCCATTAGTTCGCGCGTCTGGATGTCGAGCGCGCTGAACGGCTCGTCCATCAGGAGGATCGCCGGACCGACGATGAGGCTCTGCGCGAGGGCGACCCGCTTGCGCATCCCGCCGGAGAGCTGATGCGGGAACCGGTTCTCGAACCCGGCGAGCCCCACGCGCGCCAGCCATCGCCGCGACTCATCGTGGGCGCGGCCGCGCGGCCACCGGTGAAGGAGCGGCCCCAGCATGACGTTGTCGAGCGCCGTCTTCCACGGCAGCAGGACGTCCTGCTGGAACAAGTAGGCGGCGTGGCGGTTGAGCCCCTCGAGGTGGGCGTTGAATGTGAGGACCCGTCCGCGCGTGGGACGGAGCAGGCCGGCGGCGAGGCTGAGGATCGTGGACTTCCCGCAGCCGGTCGGCCCGACGATCGCGAGGAACTCTCCGCGCGCCACGCTAAACGTGACGCGCTCGAGCGCCGGATACATCGTCCCTCCCGGGACCGCGAAGCCCCGGCTGACGTCGTCGAATATGAGCGCCGGGGAGGCTTGGTTGGTGGGGGTCACGACAGAGCGGCCGGGCTCAGGGTGATAGGTGTCGAGATATTGGGGCCGGCGGGACGCTGATCGGTCCCGCCGGCCCCGGGGAAGGCGTTGCGCTCGCTACTTCCAGGTCGCGTAGATCGCGGCCCACTTCTCGTTGGGCGTCACGGTCACGCCTTCGAGGTGGCTGCTCGTGACCATGTAGAAATCCTGGCTCCACAGCCAGATCCACGGCGCGTCGTTCCAAATCACCTGCTGGGCCTCCTTGTAAATTGCCTTGCGCTTCTCCGGGTCCACTGTGGTCTGGCCCTGGATCAACAGGTCATCCACTTTCGAGTTCTTATAAAACGTGGACTCCAGGCCCGTCGGCGGCCATTGTTTGGAGTAGAACTGCCCAAAGAGCGCGCCGTCCGCGTCGAGATACTGCGTTGCCCAACCCAAGATGAAGATCTGCAGCGGGGTCCGGTCGAGGGGCGTGAGGAGCGTCCTGACGTAGGTCGGCCAGTCGCTCGTGCTCAGCGTCGCCTTGATCCCCACGTTGGCCAGCTGTGCCGCGATCCCCTGCGCGACCTGGTAGTCCTGGATGTATCGGCCGGTCGGCGTATGGAACGTAACCGCGAAGCCGTTGGGGAAGCCCGCCTCGGCGAGAAGCTGCTTGGCCTTGACCGGGTTGAACGGCCACCCGCCGGACTGGATCTTCGTATAGCCGAACAGGAACGGCGTCGTCGGCGACTCCAGGATCGTACCAAGGCCGAAGACGATGCTCTGGATGAGCGCTTTCTTGTTGACGGCGTAGTTGAGCGCTTGGCGAACTTTGATTTCCTTGAGCGGTCCGTACTGGTTGTTCAGCCCCACGAAGACGTTCCGGTCACTCGGGCCCTGCACGACCTTGAGGCTGGCGTCTTTCCGAAGCGCGGGCACATCCGGCGCGGGTGGCTCGAACGCCATCTGAACGTCCCCCGCCCGCAGCATCGTCTCGCGCGTGCCTGCGTTGGCCACGACCCGGAACTCCACCTCATCGAACGTGGGTTTCCGTCCCCAATAGTTCGAGTTTTTCACTAAGGTGATATGGTCGCCGTGGACCCACTCCTTGAACCGGTACGGGCCGGTGCCGGCGTCCACGGGCCCGAGGGGAATCTTGTCGTTCCCGATCTTCTTGACGGCGGCGGGCGACAAAATATGGCCGGGTCCCGCGGCCATGCGCCCCAGCAGGGTGGGGCTCGGCTGCTTCAAGTGGAGCGTGATCGTGTAGGGATCAGGCAGCTCGATCTTGCTCAGGTCGATATCCGTGAAGTAATAACGATTAGGGTTCCGCACGTTCGGGTCGAGCCATCGCTCGATGTTGAACTTGACCGCCTCGGCGTTGAAATCGGTGCCGTCATGGAACTTCACGCCTTGCCGGAGTTTGAACGTGTAGGTGAGCCCGTCCTTGCTCACCGTCCACGAGGTGGCCAGCATCGGCACGAGCTTCGTGTACTGCGGCTGGCCGGGCTGGATCCCCGAACGTTCGTCATCTGGCCAAACCAGCGAGTCGAACATGTAGTCGACCATGTTGGCGACGGTGGTGGTCGTCTGCC
The genomic region above belongs to bacterium and contains:
- a CDS encoding polysaccharide deacetylase family protein; its protein translation is MLTIHRVVEECERDHDITWASFRGLLDAIAASGAPTETELLRSPLTETATVALTFDDGTSDHAGVAQELARREMRGIFFIPAGKVGTRGRLGTQQLQEIHALGNTVGSHGCDDVLLDETLSPWEITHEMRDSKQQLEDALGAPVRYFAPPGGRMGGLSAGAFLRHGYEASRSMAWGIYRSVEERWTIPSIPVTEFTLARGWVEHAVRAHTLPLAMRCMWILKDLLPEAVRLPVRKMLHQPFKLTR
- a CDS encoding UDP-glucose/GDP-mannose dehydrogenase family protein, coding for MRLGIFGTGYVGLVTSVCFAELGHSVVAMDKDSDVVTRLSDGALTIYEPGLQELLRSNLRAERLSFTTDAGEALDSAEVVFLCVGTPSRSDGRADLSQVEQVVRGIAPLVDGYKLIVEKSTVPVNTAYCIDRAIRQLGVEAECEVASNPEFLREGSAVHDFLHPDRIVIGADSERARGLLLELYQHDFGCPILVTSVKMAELIKHTANAFLATKISFINMVADLCEKVGGDVDTIARGIGLDHRIGTHFLRAGLGFGGSCFGKDLKAFVRIADEAGVDFALLREVEKINTSRVDALLKKLDQALWVLRDKTVGVLGVAFKDNTDDIREAPSLRIIPRLLESGVTLRIYDPQAAGKLATLYPADEQLTYVESAYEASRGAHALLVLTEWEEFQSLDFACVRSLMRTPVIVDGRNLFEAGRMRKHGFEYYSLGRGDAILERATG
- a CDS encoding ABC transporter substrate-binding protein gives rise to the protein MRRTLAIGVIIGALLAVLAGSGSAQVETPKLTLAVGGQPLYIYLPLTLAQQLGYIKEGGVDVDIVDVAGGAKALEAILGGSASVVCGFIDHTIEMQAQGKSIKMFVLYDRYPGLVLAVTKAGQAKGIKTAGDLRGAKIGVTAPGSSTNFFAQYMLAKSGISPDDASYIGIGTAATAVAAARRGVVDALVNVDPTITILAKSGDVQILADTRTTLGTIRVFGGPYPAGGLYTTPAFMERNPKTVQALATASVKALHWIKTHTAEEIADKMPEQFYQSDKALYVASLKENLEMFSLDGRVPLAGLQTIAKVLSAFDKQVVANPSRVNPSAAFTNEYVEQAHKTLKF
- a CDS encoding ABC transporter permease, which gives rise to MPGRYRLLPHQLGVLLVLVMAWQISTQRGWVDPFFFSRPSAIGSRVAEWFLKGSIYRHLWTTALETVLAFVIGAGLGVVFGFAFARIPTLSGIFEPYLKIGNALPRVVLAPIFTLWFGLGILSKVAFGVTLVFFIVFFNTYQGIREVDRNLLNNTRMLGATERDLVRHVLLPSAMVWILSSLHTSVGLALVGAVVGEYLGSARGLGYVIAQAEGTFDTTGVFAGMTVLAAFTLAVDLLVTGVERRLLAWKPPAAHMERG
- a CDS encoding ABC transporter ATP-binding protein, with product MYPALERVTFSVARGEFLAIVGPTGCGKSTILSLAAGLLRPTRGRVLTFNAHLEGLNRHAAYLFQQDVLLPWKTALDNVMLGPLLHRWPRGRAHDESRRWLARVGLAGFENRFPHQLSGGMRKRVALAQSLIVGPAILLMDEPFSALDIQTRELMENDLLALWQDDRKTILFVTHDLEEAIALSDRVLVLAAGPGTRVIGSHPVTLPRPRDVTEVRLHPGFRQVYQTIWGQLRGEVLRAYAAQKHAAAVETDV
- a CDS encoding ABC transporter substrate-binding protein yields the protein MKRRQLAPAVILALACVVGFTLIGTPQGGQAAALTSIKIAVGIDADTLDPEGQTTTTVANMVDYMFDSLVWPDDERSGIQPGQPQYTKLVPMLATSWTVSKDGLTYTFKLRQGVKFHDGTDFNAEAVKFNIERWLDPNVRNPNRYYFTDIDLSKIELPDPYTITLHLKQPSPTLLGRMAAGPGHILSPAAVKKIGNDKIPLGPVDAGTGPYRFKEWVHGDHITLVKNSNYWGRKPTFDEVEFRVVANAGTRETMLRAGDVQMAFEPPAPDVPALRKDASLKVVQGPSDRNVFVGLNNQYGPLKEIKVRQALNYAVNKKALIQSIVFGLGTILESPTTPFLFGYTKIQSGGWPFNPVKAKQLLAEAGFPNGFAVTFHTPTGRYIQDYQVAQGIAAQLANVGIKATLSTSDWPTYVRTLLTPLDRTPLQIFILGWATQYLDADGALFGQFYSKQWPPTGLESTFYKNSKVDDLLIQGQTTVDPEKRKAIYKEAQQVIWNDAPWIWLWSQDFYMVTSSHLEGVTVTPNEKWAAIYATWK